The Deinococcus hopiensis KR-140 sequence GTGGCGGAGGTGGACCCGGCCACCTTAAGGCCCCTCCGCGCCGTCGCCCAGAACCCGGACCGGGTCTTTCCCCTCGCCAGCACCTACAAGCAGGCCGTGCTGTGGGCGGTGCTGCGGCAGTTCGACGCCGGAACGTTGTCGCCGAACGAGCGCTTCAAGATTACGCGGGAAAACCAGAGTCTCGGCGCGTATCCCTTCGACAACACTTCTCTTAAGGACCTGTCGGTCCGCATGATCCGCAACAGCGACAACACGGCCACCGATATCCTCCACCGCCGGGTGGGCCTGAAGGCCGTGCAGAACGTGGCGGACGAACTGGGACTGTGCCGCACCCGACTGATTCTGCCCACAAAAGACTGGTGGGCGGCGCAGGCGGGGCTGTCGGACACCCTCAAGGGCACCCACCGCTGGGACACGGCCACCGGGGAGGAGCGGGTCAAGCTGGCCGAAGCCATCGACGCTGACGCGCAGCGCTACCGTCCAGACTACGTGCAGCGCAGACTCGATGCCTATTTCGATGCGGACGCGAAGCCCGAAGACGATCTGCACGTCCACAACCTCAGCACGCCGTACGAGTTCGCTGCCCTGCTCGCGCACGAGTACCTGCGCCCCCGGCTCAGTCCGCAGGCATTGCGCTGGCAGCGCGAGGTGGCCGCGATGGGCTTCGGGCGCTCTGCACTGCGGGCGACAGCGGCGGACAACGTGACGCTGTTTGGAGGCAAAGGCGGCAACGGCTGGCGCATCCTGACGTACACGGGCTATTTCAAGACGAAAGATGGGCGGAACGTCGTCTACGCCTTTATGCAGCACGGCGCGGACCAGACCTACACCATGCCCAACACCCGCCGGGCTTTTGCCTGGATCAACGCCGCCGTAGACGAAGTGCTGGGCCAGCAGGTGCCCAAGCCGCATCCCCTGGAGGAGAAAGACGAGAAAGCGGCAGCTGGAAAGGCCAGGCCGTGAACTCCCTAGCGCCTGGGCTGTTCCTCAACGCCGGGGTGGGCGTTTCCCTGCGGCGCAAAGCGGTGTGACGTACGGGACGGTCCCCTCTCCTTTCCCCAATGGCAAGCGCCAACAGGTCAGCGCTGACCTGTTGGCGCTTGCCGTTTTCTGGCCGTTGCGTTGTCCCTACACCTCCACCAGTTCTGCGTCTGCCCGGGCCAGTTCGGCGTTGACGGCGTCTTCCAGCAGCAGGCGCACCTGCGGATAGGGGAGGGCCAGGGACGCGCCCGCCGCGGGTACGTGGCCACCACCACCCAGGGTCACGGCCACGTTCTGGGCGCTGACGTTGCCGCGCGACCTGAGCGACAGCTTGACCCGTTCCCCGAAATCCTTGATCATCACGGCGAGTTCCGCGCCTTCCGCGCCGCGCAGCAGGCTGACGTAGGATTCCACGTCTTCCCAGGTGGACCCAGCCCGCGCCAGCATGGCGTCGTCCACGTGAGCGAAGACCACCCGGCCGCCGTGCAGGAATTCCATCGTGCTCAGCACCTCGCGCAGCAGGATGTAGTAGCTGCGCGGATGCTGCCCGAGTTGATCACTGATCCAGCCCAGGCGTGCTCCGTGGGCGCGCAGCCGTGCGGCAGCCTCAAACGCCTCGGGCGTCACGCTCTCGAACTTGAACGAACCCGTGTCGGTGATCAACCCCAGCATCAGCGGCGTGGCGACGGGCTCGGACCAGGGCGCGCCCAGCGCGTCGACCACGTCGGCAATCATCATGGTGGTGGCGGGGCGGCCTGGGTCCACCACCATGGCGGCGGCGTGCCTGGCGTTCGTGCCGTGGTGGTCCACGTTGACCACCTCACCTGTAAAGGTGGTCAAATCCGCCCCCGCCACGCGCTCAGGATCGTTGTTGTCCACGTCCAGCACGGCAGCCAGGGCGTTCTCGGGCCACTCGCTCAGTGGGGGGTTGATTTCTCCGGGGCTGGCCAGAAACCGCAGGTAGCGCGGCACGTCCATAGGCGTGATCACCGTCTTGCCCAGGGCCCGCAGCGCGCGGGTCAGGCCCAGCACGCTGCCCAGCGCGTCACCGTCCGGATTCTCGTGCGAGAGCACCACGATGGGGCCGCGGTGCTCGGCCAGTTTCGCCGCGACTGCCGCGACATCACGGGCATAGGTCGCGGCAGCCTCATTCATGCCGGTCATGGGGCCGAGTATAGCCGTGCTGGGCGCGCCCCACCTTCCCGCAGGTGTACACCCAGGCTTTCGGTTCTTCTTTCCGTGAAAGTTCTCAAAGTCTCCCCGCCTCCATGCCCTATCCTGGCCCCCGTGCCCGCCCGCCTCAACCTGGCCGCCCTCACCGCCGACGAGCTGCAAACGCTTCTCGGCGCAGGCGGCGCGCAGGCCCGCTGGCCCGAGGTCAGTCAGGCCCGGCTGGAGGGCCGCGCCCTGCCGGGTCCGGCGCTGCCCACCACCCTCTCCTTCGGGCCGCTGGAGGAACGTGTCTGGGGAGCCACGCCCGAGCAGAGCCGCCTGCTCGCGGCGTTTGAGGCCCAGCTGCACGCCGCCGGGGCCG is a genomic window containing:
- a CDS encoding serine hydrolase — translated: MAVSPPPGLRNKGRYVLLALLAAGVWACRPTSPAPQSTARGAPAALVASAGPSAPPPAPDPNRQGCLGDAPTVTAAPPPPQPLSGELGLWVAEVDPATLRPLRAVAQNPDRVFPLASTYKQAVLWAVLRQFDAGTLSPNERFKITRENQSLGAYPFDNTSLKDLSVRMIRNSDNTATDILHRRVGLKAVQNVADELGLCRTRLILPTKDWWAAQAGLSDTLKGTHRWDTATGEERVKLAEAIDADAQRYRPDYVQRRLDAYFDADAKPEDDLHVHNLSTPYEFAALLAHEYLRPRLSPQALRWQREVAAMGFGRSALRATAADNVTLFGGKGGNGWRILTYTGYFKTKDGRNVVYAFMQHGADQTYTMPNTRRAFAWINAAVDEVLGQQVPKPHPLEEKDEKAAAGKARP
- a CDS encoding DHH family phosphoesterase is translated as MTGMNEAAATYARDVAAVAAKLAEHRGPIVVLSHENPDGDALGSVLGLTRALRALGKTVITPMDVPRYLRFLASPGEINPPLSEWPENALAAVLDVDNNDPERVAGADLTTFTGEVVNVDHHGTNARHAAAMVVDPGRPATTMMIADVVDALGAPWSEPVATPLMLGLITDTGSFKFESVTPEAFEAAARLRAHGARLGWISDQLGQHPRSYYILLREVLSTMEFLHGGRVVFAHVDDAMLARAGSTWEDVESYVSLLRGAEGAELAVMIKDFGERVKLSLRSRGNVSAQNVAVTLGGGGHVPAAGASLALPYPQVRLLLEDAVNAELARADAELVEV